ACAGAGCAGGAAAACTTTGGGTCCAGAGGACACAGCAGGCCAAGGATCCAGGGTTGGAAAGGGGGTGAATGGATGAGGACAACACAGTTGCTCCCACTCCCAGAATCCCTGCTGGGTCTGCTTGTGGAAGAATAAACAATTCCTCCTGCACCCAATCACCTAAGACACTGTGGCACTTTGAGCAAATTTTTCAAGTGAAGCTCAAGTTCAGAGGCCTTGTCTCAGAGGCTACCTGTGATTAAGTGCTAGTGGGATTAATGGTTAGTCTGTTCTAacacttttaactttattttccccCTACTCCAAATTAAAACATAGCCCTTCTTTATCTCCAAATGACCCAACTGAAATAAAGAGGCTGTGGCGGAGGAGTGAGTAGGACCCTTAGTGCACCGAGAATTGTATTTGCATTCTGGTTGATTTCAGGCTgcatttttagaaattttgagGCTTGGGCAAGGCTTGGTGGTGGTAGGCTTTCCCCAGGATAAGCTGGAGAAACAGGCTAGCAACAGTGTGGGCCAATCCCTCAGAGGCATTCTCTCAAGAGGATTAAATTCAACACTAATTTCCATTATCAAGTGTTTCTATTTTCTGCAAAGGAGAGAATACTGACCACTTcaaatcccctcttttttaggATACTTAAATTCTGTCCAGTTGCAGTACTGACTTTCAAAACTTAAGTCCAAATTCTTGGGTCCACAGTCAGACCGTAGGTACTGCTCACTTCACTTTCCTCACCATCATTTCTTCTGATGAGCTCCAGAATCTGTTCTCCCTTGTTTCTGAAACATCACCTTGCAACTTACTTCCTTACCTGAGAAATGGAATATAAGGTTTTTAACCTCGCCTTCTTTACAAaatgtgggtgggtgggtgtaggAGCGTTTTTAGCCTACTGTACAGAATTAAACCTGACCTTTCCTGGAGATACTGATCTCGTGTCGATTTAATTGTGGCACTTATCATCTACCTAGTCCAAAACAACAACAGATTTCAAAGTTTCATACAGTTCTCAGTAAAGGTTTCATGAGTACTACCAAGAACTCAAAAGAATATACAAACATTAAGTCTGGCAAGGATTTATTAGGAAGCTTATTAGTCACAGTGAATAAAAAGCCATGAACAGAACTGAGATCTCCAAATTCTGCCACTGGGCTTACAACACTAATTAGAAGCTAATAAATATTAAGGATGTCCCAAGAGGAATCTTATCTAAGTCCCAATCTTACCCCGACCAGGATACCAAAAACACAGAAACGATGCCCACGCTCTCCTCAAACTGCTTACCTGGTTAGCAGGAAAAAAGAACTTCTTCTCAAGCGATTAAGCATCATCAGGAGATTCTTGCTCTTCTAACTATAACCATGGGACACTAGTGCACGACAGACAACTCCAAGCTGGGCAACGTGCCAAGAACGTTGAAAGATGGCAGGGAGAAGGAGCAAGCAGGGACAAGTGTTTCTAGGCGGAGACCCTCCTCATGGTTAATACGAACACAATGCTGAGGCTTCACAAAGTTTACTGCAGCCCAGGAAGagtctccatttaaaaaaaaacaagtcacaCAAAAATCCTGCCACAAAGCAACAAGACACTTGGGATCCCATGGCCACATTAACTGGGAAGGCAGGCATTATCCATGACTGCCAGGTGCCGACCACCCCAAGACCCAACTTCTGCAGGACCCCAGAGAACCACGATTGTCCCTCGGCACCCACACGACCCTTCCCGGGGGTGTGGTGTCTTCCGTAGGTCAGGTTTCTGCAGCAAGCCCCAAAGACAAAGCTTGGCAGAGGCTGTGGCAGCCAACTCTCTCTGGAGCCCCATCTCTCTTTGTCTTTCCCAACAGTATGTCGTACATCTTCACTGAAACAACACCTCTGTGGGAGCCTTGGCCAGCCCTTAGGAAATAAAGTGTGTCTGTGGGGTAACCTGATGGACCCTGTGGTCAGCTGGGTTGGCGGATGCTTCATAATTGCAGATGGTCACCTCATGTCGGCGAAGCTGCAAGAAAATTAAGAGGCTGGGTCAGCTGGCCATTGCCCAGACCACACAATGGAGTGGTCCTTATTCAGGCTCATTTCTAGAAGTCATCATCTAATCTCTTCCCCGTTCTGATACTTTTTATCCTGAGAAGCCTGGGTAAGATCGAATCAATGATTCACCCCATCACTTAGAAGAGTCATTCCTCCACTATAATGGAGGCACCATGAGAAGAAGACCTTGTCTATCTTGTTTATCACCCTATTTCTGGTGTCCAGAACAAGAAAGGTTACCAACAATGTTAGATGAAGGAAAGAATTTTAAGGTGAAAAACTGCATTGATATCAATTGTATTATTTCAACCCCCTTAAAATTCCTATAGCCTGTCAAATGAGACAGTTTACAGTGATGAAACCAAGAAAAACTAGACTGGGAGCAATCAATGTCTCACttgctctttttcctttccttcaagcTCCTACTACCACAGCATGCAGATATAcaaacatatgtacacatattagAGGGGCAATAATACTTCCAACCCCATCTTACCTCAGTCCATTCTCCTCTCAGGCCAATATAAAAGACCTTTGTGGTATCGGCTCCAAAGTTTTTTGAAATATGAATTGAGAGATGATAGACATTTGAAAAACGAGAAATTCTAGAGGATGAAGGAGTGGAGAGAGAAGACAACAATGAAGAGTTCAGTGAGAGGCTCACTACCCATGTCAAAAAAGTCAATTCCAGCTCCATCTTATAGTAAAACCCAGGCAAATGTCAGAGAACAATCTTGGGGCCTTACGTCTCATTCTTCTCCTTTGGGCAAGCAATGAATACAGTGAACATTTACTGAACCATCTGCCAGATCTTGTCCAAGGCAATAAGGACAGAAAAATGAATCAACACTGCCCCTGCCCACAAGGAACAGGAATGAGAAATGCTGTGCGACCACGCAGGGATCTAAAAGCAAGCTCAGTAGGAAAATGAGAGGTAAGGTGGTCACATGTAACTCGGCTGCTGTAAGCCCACTATGCAAAGAGGAATTCTGAAAACATCTTTCCTAAGACCATACTAGGAGCTCATTCAAATCTGTCAATTGCTTCCAGGTTAACAAGTCTGTGGCTTGCACTGAACCTCTGCCAAAATTCGACCAAGCCTAGGATCAGGCCTCTCCACTGTTTTAACTTGTTTCTGATGCTAAGGAAGCAGGAGATGGGCCAAAAACAATTGCAAGCCCACTAAATGCTAACGCACAGATGCTCACTGCAAATGAGGGAGCGCCTGCCATTCTCAGAAGCCAAACAGTAGAAGAGAGGCCCAGTGCTTACTTTGTAGCATACTCTAGTTCTCCTGTAAGATCCCGGTTCAGACTAAAGGTCTGATCTGGTTCCCTGTCTGTATCATCAAAGCTCATCTGTGGAATGTTCTTGTACCTgggaaaagaaaggggagaaaaatcaagaaatgtgCAGTATCACATTTTTCAGGTTCTCAGAACTTCCTACTGACTCCTGAACTGCCCTCGGTTCTATCAACAGGAGATCAAATTTTGGAAATGGCATTTTACTGGCATTTATACACAAATATCTTTAATCCACAAGAGCTGAGAACTGCAACATAAGCCAATGGCATCTTTGAGTGGGTTAAGAGCGCATGAGAAGCAATACACAAAGCGATAGCTCAAACTGGGTCACATGCAGCAAATGCATAGAGAAAATAAGCAACTCAGCACATTCAGACCAAGCTGAGGATGTTAAATAAAACAGCTTACTCATGGGGAAAAAATACTTTGGCAGAAACATCTTAAACACAGTTAAGAGACAAGATCAGGTAACCCAACGCTCAAGCATTTTTCTGTGTTCAAAATTACCCTATATATAGAGTCATCTTACaagtcttaaaaaaatacaacttggGGATTTCCATTTTGAAGAAAGCACAAAAGAAAGCACAAAACTCACAATGGGCTTTGGAAAGTTAAGTAAAACTGCTAGTGAAGAAACAAATTTGCAAAGACATATCTAGGAAACAGCAGTCTCCTCTGTAACTCACAAATTCTAAAGGACTGggccacacacaccccccaaacTCTAGAGTGTCTTATTAACACACCTACATGGGAGGGGCCTAGATATTAGCTGCAGCAAAATGCAAGTAACATAGGAAAGCAAATGTTTGCTTCAAAGTGTTTCTAAGAATGATgcacagaataataataataatagtgaacatTTATAAGCAGTATTATGAGAGGCAATGTAGCACTGTGGTTAAAAGCAGTGTCTCTGAAGCCAGACTTCCTAGGTTTAAAGCCTGGTTCTGTCACTGACCAGCTGTGTAATTTTGGGCAAATGATTTAATCTGTCTCTTagttcatcatctgtaaaatggggatagtgatAGTACATATCCCATACAGCTGATGTGGATACTAAATTGAATCTAAGAGACACGcttgttaaaaaattttactatggaaaatttcaaacatacataagagaaaaatataatgaatctacatatatttattaCTGAGCTTCAATAATCAAGATCATGCCAGTTTTGCCTATCACCCCCATTTTGTTTGTGCTTGATATTCTGAAGCAATCTCAAACGTATCATTTCATTCATAAACATGTCCGTATATATCTCTACAAAGTAAGGACTTcgtaaaaaaaaatatgataccATTTTACAATGAACAACTTAACAATTAGcaataattctttaatatcatcTAACCCCTAGTGTTCAAATTTCACCGATTTAAGGTCTCAAGTTAACTTTTCTGAATCTATCAGTGACATGTCATAGTTGAACAGatactgcttttttctttatcaatggtacataaaataatggtgcatTTTATAATCAATGACATCTTAGATTTGATAAAgtgcaaagtgcttagaactgAGGGCTCTATAAGTATTTGCACCTGCCTTTCCAAAACCAGGCACATActatggaattccctggcagtccagtggttagcactctgctctttctctgttgagggcccaagttcaatccctgttcagggaactaagatcccacaagctgcacagcgcagccaacctcccccccgccccccaccgcaaaccaacaaacaaaacggGGCACATACTACATTCCAGATTTATTCTAAGCTCTTTACACGTTATAGCTCATTTCTCTCCACAATCTCAAGAGGTTCAGactattattgccattttacatatgaaaacaTTGGAATATAGAGAAGTTAACGCCCAAAGTCATGCAGCTAGCAAGCGGtacagccagaatttgaacccgaGTATTTACCCCAGAGCCCCCTCTTAACTACAATGCAACATGGATGTCTAGTCTTGTCCAGTCAATCCATCTCGCAAGTAAACGAGTCCCAGAAAGCATCAACTCAAACATACTGTTTCCTTACAATGATTAAATATGTGGATTTGCTTTCAAATTCATGTTTCTAACATTCAAAAATAGTGTCCATTTCTTGAATCTCTCATTTAAATTGATCAATTTTTCAGAAGAACTTTTTATGTAAAGTTCTTCTGATATTTGCTTCTCCCCCCCTCAGAAAGCAGTGTCCCCTCCTTCTAGAAAGGCTACGCTGGAGTAAGGCAACTTGTCAGAAAGGGAGTACTAGCTCTAGTATCAACAGAGTCCATGTTACAAGAGGTATATAGAACTTTGCTAACTAAAGGCCATGTAAACTCAGATGGAGTGCTTCCATCTCAacaaaacacacagaaagattGTAATTGTCTGAAACAGCAAGGGAAGATGTTGAAGCTAACCCCAAGAGTAGACTCCTTAAAGATCATTTGAGATCTGCAGCTGGGTTATTAAGAAAACTGCAAAGTCATCAACAGTTGGCATTTATAGGATGCTCTCTGAATGGTGCCACAGCAAATACTTTGAAGAGAGACAAGCTGTTGGCCCTAAAGATACTTAATCTAAAAATGCCGTTAATTCAGGAAGAGATAAGTGTATTCCAATGCAGAACAAACATAAGACTTTCTTTTAAGAAGGGAAGGGGATATTTAacccagtaaaaagaaaaaattaagactaTTCTGGAATAAAGTGCtaccagagaaaagagaaaaagggatagGAGCTTCTCGAGGGCCTAGACCCTTGCCACTTACAGTCTCATCTCAGAGGGGTGTGAGTCATCATCTTCTCCCATTATAATGATACCTTTGAGCTTGACATTGCCTGTAAATCTGCCAGAATGCAAAAAAGAGGGTTGTCAACCTGGGGTTCAATCTCTGctgagctgtgtgaccctgggcaaggccCTTCCCCTTACTGGGCTTCAGTTTACTCAAGCGTCAGACTTGTGCTAGATAATTTCTAAGATCCTGTCTGCCTCTGGCATTCTCTGGTTCTAAAAAATTTACCTTGACTTCTCAGTTATCTTTTAACAAATACATCTTTTTTTGCACCACGGAAGCTACTCACACCCACCTCAGTAATTTACCCCATTTCCAGAAACAGATGTGTGCTCTTGACACAACCATGGAATGAATCCTGATAAGGCAACTGGGTACAGCCTCTTTAGCCTAAGGCAAGCACCAAAGAAATACTTACGGAATATTAAACAGAAGCTCTTCATCTGCATCACTTTCAACAAactggaggggagaggaaggagaaaggagaaagcaacaaatatttgctgagtgcctaCGACTTTAGGCATCTTCCACCCTGCTTTACAGCTGGAGTGCAATGCAGATAAGTCAACCGCCCTCAGTTTTCCAGCACTTGTTAACTTCCAGGACCGACTAGCCTCCTGAAATTGTATGCAGAGATCTGTGCGTATGCGGTCCACAGCTTTCAAATGGCTCTACGCCCCACAATGGTAAATACTCTAGATAGGATAACGTGCTTCATCTCCCTAGGCTGGTCTTCGGT
This genomic stretch from Kogia breviceps isolate mKogBre1 chromosome 1, mKogBre1 haplotype 1, whole genome shotgun sequence harbors:
- the PITHD1 gene encoding PITH domain-containing protein 1 isoform X2, with translation MSHGHSHGGGGCRCAAEREEPPEQRGLAYGLYLRIDLERLQCLNESREGSGRGVFKPWEERTDRSKFVESDADEELLFNIPYKNIPQMSFDDTDREPDQTFSLNRDLTGELEYATKISRFSNVYHLSIHISKNFGADTTKVFYIGLRGEWTELRRHEVTICNYEASANPADHRVHQVTPQTHFIS
- the PITHD1 gene encoding PITH domain-containing protein 1 isoform X1, producing MSHGHSHGGGGCRCAAEREEPPEQRGLAYGLYLRIDLERLQCLNESREGSGRGVFKPWEERTDRSKFVESDADEELLFNIPFTGNVKLKGIIIMGEDDDSHPSEMRLYKNIPQMSFDDTDREPDQTFSLNRDLTGELEYATKISRFSNVYHLSIHISKNFGADTTKVFYIGLRGEWTELRRHEVTICNYEASANPADHRVHQVTPQTHFIS